CGGTCGGCTCCGTCGAGGTGAGTGCGGAGGATGTGGCGGTGGACGCTGTGGGTCAGGTCCAAGGGGAGGCGCTGGTCGTGTTCGGTCATGGTGACGTGCTCCGGGACACGGAGCCGCTCCCTCCAGGCGTCGAAAGCGTGGTCCCATTCCTTCGTCGTGGCTGTCTGGCTCGGAAGGTCCTGGGCGGCGAGCAGCCAGCGGGCCGGAGTGAGGACGGTACGGCGGTAGCGCACCCGGGGCAGATACGGCAGGCGGGCGGCGGCGCCGTAGTCGAACGGCTTGTAGACGGCGTGCCGGGCCGTGGCGATCTCGGCGAGGAACCGGGCCAGCGGCGGAGTCTGGACTGCGGCTTCGAGGGCGTGCGGGACCCGGACGGTGATCGGCCTGCCGGTGGAGATCTGGACGAGGTGGAAGCTGCGGTCATCCGCGGTGACGGCGAGATCAGTGAGGGGGATGGAGCCGTCCTCCGGCTCGCGGTGCTCGGCGAGCGGGATGACATGGGAGAGCAGGTGCGGAACGCGGGCGACGTTCTCGTTGCGCCGTCGGCGGGGAGCGAAGCTGAGCTGCGTAGCTACCGCGCCGGTGTTGTCTGTGAACGTGGCGGCCAGCGCCTCCCGATGCTCTGTGGGGAGCAGGTGAGCGAAGCGGCCGGCCATGCTGCTGCCTGGTCTCGGTACGCCGGTGACCAGGAGCTGGAAGTCGCCCCGGGCGAGTGCCGTGGTGGAGGCGGAGTGGATTTCGAAGGCGACTTCCACACGAGGGACGAGCGTCCGGTCGTCGGTACCCACGGCCTTGGCCAGAGTCTCGGTCATGGCATCGGTGAGGACCAGTTCGTCCCGGCCCGCCATAACGGTCTCCTGGACCATGCGGAGAAGGATTCCGTCCCGGTCCGTCAGTTGCTTCGGTGCTCGCTCGCGGACTGATCCGGTGTAGTCGGCAGGAAGGCCGAGGCCCGTGTCCGACACCAGATCCAGGACGGGGACGAGCGTTCCGGTGCCGTACTCGGCGAGGAACTCGTGGTGGTAGTCGCGCCAGTGCTGGTAGCCGTACGGCTGCGGGGTGATCCGGTAGAGCGCCGCGACGGCGCGCTGGACTTCGTCCACCACCAGCTGGGGGATCCGGACCTCGCAGTCGAGGGCTGTGTCGAGGAGAACCGGGGTCCGGGTGACTGAGGAGACCGTCTGCATCCGCGCGATCGTGGCGCCGAGGGTCGTACGGTCGGACCGCGGCCTGGACAGCTCAGCGTGAATGGCATATAGCTCCTGCACCGTTTCCCGGACCTCGTCCACGGTCTCCGCGTCGGCCTTCCTCAGCTCGGTGCAGAGGTGGCCGAAGGCGTCGACGGTGGTCATGGGTGCCCACAGGCTCGTGATGAGGAGGTGGTGCGAGACGAGTTCTTGGAGCAGGGTGTCGATCTGCCCGGCGGCGGCCCGTGGGAACCGGGTGCGGAGGCATTCACGTAGCTCCCGGTACGGGATGGGGAGCCGGGCCGCCTCCATCGCAGCCGCGAGCGAGCGCGTGTTCCATACGGCTATCTCTTCCGGCGCCAGGTGCGACGCATAGGCGTCGGCGGGCGAGCCAGGAGCGACGAGCCGGTCATCACGTATCCGGACTGGGGCGTTGGCCATCACGGGCAGCCGGTCGCGGAGCCCGGGGCTTGCCTGGAGGCGCTGAATGATCTCGGTGAGCCAGTCGGCGTCGGCTCGGACCGTCGCCTTCGGCTTCGTACCCCAGCTCACCGAAGGATCCGGCCCGACGAGGAGCGGGGCCGTACCGGCGAAGAGGCCCAGAGGTGTCGGGCGGTGTTGCCAGCGCAGAAGGTAGGAAGCGATCGAGAGCACGGCGCGGCGGATCTTCCGGGCCTGAGTCTGCCGTCCCTCGATCACGGCCTCGACGGTCTCGCACAGCACTGGCGCGGTGAACCGAAGCGCCTCCCGAACGTCATCGCGCTGCCAGATCCGGGCGAGCCAGCCCTGGAGGAGCACGGTGTTGTCCAGGTCCAGTGTGCGGGGCAGGTCGGCTGTGCCCGTGCTCGTGGTGGCGCGAAGCAGGGCCACGCCCTGCCACCGGTGGCCGGCCCCGGTCGTGGCGGTCATGAAAGGGAAACCCTTCGGGCGGCGCGTGAGCGGGGAACGGTCCGGTGGACCGGACCGAAGACGGCCCGGTCCACCGGAGGTGCCGGGTCAGGCCGAGTCCTCCACGAACGAGTTGCAGGCCGAGGCCCCGCCCTGACAGGTCGGTCCGCAGCCGTCACCGGTGGAGCACATGAGCTTGCCGTACGGGTGTTCCGCGATGACGACCCGTACATCGAGCGGGGCGAAGTCGTCCTCGTCCAAGGCCATAGGCAGTTCGGCCTGAGCCAGGGTGGCGTTCGTCATGCCGTGCCCTTCCTCTCTTCTGAAGTGGTACGGGACAACCTGGTCTCCGGCGGCTAAGCCGGGGGCCAGGCGAGGGAGATCCGGCTGTGCACCTTGTCGATGACCCGGTCGGCCGGGATCTGCTCGTCAGGGGTGCCGGCCGGATGGACCCGGATGACCGGGTGGGGGCCACCGCGCCGGTCGCAGGCCCAGTCACGGATGTGGTCCGCGACGATCTTGGCGAAGCCGGAGGCCGTCGGGCCGAGCGCATGGACGCCGTATTCGACGCCCTTGTCGTCCTCGGTCGGGCGGACGGTGAGGTAGGCGAAGTCGGCGCCGTCCACGGCGGCGAGGGAGAAGGACTTGTTGGAGGGGGCGACGATCCCGGTGTCCAGGTCGGGGTCGACCGTCATGACACAGAAGCCGGGCAGTGTGATCGCCAGGTGCATCTGGAGCGTGTCCACGAGTTCGCCGCGGCCGACGTCGACTCCGGTCCACAACTCGACCCGCGGGGTGGTGACGGCGTTATCGAGAAGGCTCGGATCGGCGGGCAGTCCGTCGTCGAACCGCAGCCCGATCTCCGGGGTCCCGGCGACGAGCAGCAGTTCCTCCTGGTGCCCGGACGAACCCTGCATGGGGACAAATCCGCAGACGAACGCGGATTCGCTCTCCAGGTGGTCGCCGGTACGGGCGAAGGCCACGGACCGGGTCAGCCCGCGCATCCGCAGCGGTACGACCAGGCGTCCGCCCGGGGCGAGCCGCTCGGTCCACGCGGGCGGGATGTCCCAGGCGCCGGCGGTCACCATGACGAGATCGAACGTGCCGAGGTCGTCCAGGGGTTCCGCCGCGTCGACGCAGACCACCTGGACCCGGTCGTAGCCGTACTCGTCCAGCAGTCGGCGGGCCCGGTCCGTGACCGTGGGGTCGATGTCCACGGTGACCACGTCACCGGCTTCCCCGACCAGCTCGGCGAGGTAGGCCGCGTTCAGACCGCCCGAGCCGATCTCCAGCACCCGCATTCCCGGGCGTACCTGTGCCTGCTCCAGCATCATCGCCTGGATTTGCGGCGCGGACACCGAGCTGAGTTGGACGCCGTGTTCGTCCGTCTTGGTGATGACGGCCGCGTACGGGGCGTACGCCTTCTCCAGGGTCGCCTCGGGAGCGAAGGCATGCCGGGGGACCTTCCGCATCACGGCCTCGACCTCCTGGGAGGCGATCGCGCCGTCGGCGACCAATTGGTCCACGACCTGGTTGCGCAACCGTGCGGCCTCGCCGGAGTCGACTGTCGTGTGGGTCATGAGGGTGTCCTTCGTTCGTACGTGTTCAGGGTGGGAAGAACCGGCCGGCGGGGCGCCGTCGGTGCCACCACGCCGGGACGCTATCGGCGGCCGTCGGCCTTCCCCGGCAAACGACAGGGGCTGGCCGGAATGCGCTGCGTCAGGTCGCGCAGTCTCCTGCGGGTCCGACGAGTGCTCATCACCGCAGCAGACGGCAGCCGACCCCGCCCCAGACGCGACGAGTTCAGTGCCGCGTTGCCCCGGAGACGCTGCCGCCATGGGGGCGAGACGGCAGGATGTCCGAAACCCGCTGCGGCGAGATTGGCCCGATAACGGAGTCAATCAGCGGGCACCGCCTCCCCGGGGCTTTCGCCTTCAGGAGTCCGGAGGGAGCACCACACCGAGGTGCGGTCGTCCGACAGTCCCCAGAAATCGGCGAACGCGTCAACCAGAAGCAGCCCCCTACCGGTCTGGGCGAGATCTTCGTCCGGCGCTTCGAGCCCGCCTTCGCCGATCTCGATCCGCGAGCCACTGCCGACTCTGAGCCAGAAGCGGCTGGCCGTGCACCACAGGCGCACCTCGACCTGGCCACGTCCATGCTCGAACGCGTTGGTCACCAGTTCGGTGATCAGAAGGTCGGCAGTTGCGACGAGGTTGTCGGCTCCCCAGAGCCGCAGATGGGCTCGTTCGATTCGCCGGACCTCTCCGGGCCGGGATCTGTCCTCATCGGTGAGGGGGCGGCCTGGGGCCGTGGTCCGGTCGAAGTCGACCGCGAAGCACTGCGCTTTCGGGTTCCGGAGGTTCCAGCACCTCACTCCTCGTCCGAGTGAGCACACCAACGCGGTGGGCTCCGTGAGGACGGACTCCGGTGACGCCTGTTCGTCGGTCAACAGGCCAACGTGCTTCGAGCGTTGAGCCGTACCTGTGGTCACTGTCCCCTCCCTCGGACTCGGAA
The nucleotide sequence above comes from Streptomyces clavuligerus. Encoded proteins:
- a CDS encoding ATP-binding protein → MTDEQASPESVLTEPTALVCSLGRGVRCWNLRNPKAQCFAVDFDRTTAPGRPLTDEDRSRPGEVRRIERAHLRLWGADNLVATADLLITELVTNAFEHGRGQVEVRLWCTASRFWLRVGSGSRIEIGEGGLEAPDEDLAQTGRGLLLVDAFADFWGLSDDRTSVWCSLRTPEGESPGEAVPAD
- a CDS encoding lantibiotic dehydratase, translated to MTATTGAGHRWQGVALLRATTSTGTADLPRTLDLDNTVLLQGWLARIWQRDDVREALRFTAPVLCETVEAVIEGRQTQARKIRRAVLSIASYLLRWQHRPTPLGLFAGTAPLLVGPDPSVSWGTKPKATVRADADWLTEIIQRLQASPGLRDRLPVMANAPVRIRDDRLVAPGSPADAYASHLAPEEIAVWNTRSLAAAMEAARLPIPYRELRECLRTRFPRAAAGQIDTLLQELVSHHLLITSLWAPMTTVDAFGHLCTELRKADAETVDEVRETVQELYAIHAELSRPRSDRTTLGATIARMQTVSSVTRTPVLLDTALDCEVRIPQLVVDEVQRAVAALYRITPQPYGYQHWRDYHHEFLAEYGTGTLVPVLDLVSDTGLGLPADYTGSVRERAPKQLTDRDGILLRMVQETVMAGRDELVLTDAMTETLAKAVGTDDRTLVPRVEVAFEIHSASTTALARGDFQLLVTGVPRPGSSMAGRFAHLLPTEHREALAATFTDNTGAVATQLSFAPRRRRNENVARVPHLLSHVIPLAEHREPEDGSIPLTDLAVTADDRSFHLVQISTGRPITVRVPHALEAAVQTPPLARFLAEIATARHAVYKPFDYGAAARLPYLPRVRYRRTVLTPARWLLAAQDLPSQTATTKEWDHAFDAWRERLRVPEHVTMTEHDQRLPLDLTHSVHRHILRTHLDGADRLVLRESPGTDAYGWMGRAHEVWLPLHTVPGEDDSERPARISTALVSEGEAHLPGAGTVLRARIYAHPRRYDAILVRHLPRLVGRFGSAPPMWWFTRRSDVTPHLDLVLHIEPGTYGTGAEHVHEWARSLHDKALVSNLTLTDFRPHPGEYGHGPALDAAHQLFAADSATVLAQIRFTDQNPDLSPQALAAASILDLVQKFAATPEHGEEWFIEHTPQGSGRLDRSLREQALGLSTPGDRAALSALPGGTEVVEAWTTRATAVRAYRRALIDQREPLTAARSLIHQHHARALGPDTTTEAATLRLARTTALHHRHRRQTR
- a CDS encoding FxLD family lanthipeptide, which gives rise to MTNATLAQAELPMALDEDDFAPLDVRVVIAEHPYGKLMCSTGDGCGPTCQGGASACNSFVEDSA
- the fxlM gene encoding methyltransferase, FxLD system → MTHTTVDSGEAARLRNQVVDQLVADGAIASQEVEAVMRKVPRHAFAPEATLEKAYAPYAAVITKTDEHGVQLSSVSAPQIQAMMLEQAQVRPGMRVLEIGSGGLNAAYLAELVGEAGDVVTVDIDPTVTDRARRLLDEYGYDRVQVVCVDAAEPLDDLGTFDLVMVTAGAWDIPPAWTERLAPGGRLVVPLRMRGLTRSVAFARTGDHLESESAFVCGFVPMQGSSGHQEELLLVAGTPEIGLRFDDGLPADPSLLDNAVTTPRVELWTGVDVGRGELVDTLQMHLAITLPGFCVMTVDPDLDTGIVAPSNKSFSLAAVDGADFAYLTVRPTEDDKGVEYGVHALGPTASGFAKIVADHIRDWACDRRGGPHPVIRVHPAGTPDEQIPADRVIDKVHSRISLAWPPA